A section of the Mastomys coucha isolate ucsf_1 unplaced genomic scaffold, UCSF_Mcou_1 pScaffold15, whole genome shotgun sequence genome encodes:
- the Gjd2 gene encoding gap junction delta-2 protein, which produces MGEWTILERLLEAAVQQHSTMIGRILLTVVVIFRILIVAIVGETVYDDEQTMFVCNTLQPGCNQACYDRAFPISHIRYWVFQIIMVCTPSLCFITYSVHQSAKQRERRYSTVFLALDRDPAESIGGPGGTGGGSSGGSKREDKKLQNAIVNGVLQNTETTSKETEPDCLEVKELTPHPSGLRTAARSKLRRQEGISRFYIIQVVFRNALEIGFLVGQYFLYGFSVPGLYECNRYPCIKEVECYVSRPTEKTVFLVFMFAVSGICVVLNLAELNHLGWRKIKLAVRGAQAKRKSVYEIRNKDLPRVSVPNFGRTQSSDSAYV; this is translated from the exons ATGGGGGAATGGACCATCTTGGAGAGGCTGCTGGAAGCCGCGGTGCAGCAGCACTCCACTATGATTGGGAG GATCCTGTTGACTGTGGTGGTGATCTTCCGGATACTCATTGTGGCCATTGTAGGGGAGACGGTGTACGATGATGAGCAGACCATGTTTGTGTGCAACACCCTGCAGCCCGGCTGTAACCAGGCCTGCTATGACCGCGCCTTTCCCATCTCCCATATACGTTACTGGGTCTTCCAGATCATAATGGTGTGCACCCCCAGTCTCTGTTTTATCACCTATTCTGTGCACCAATCCGCCAAGCAGCGAGAACGCCGGTACTCTACTGTCTTCCTAGCCTTGGACAGAGACCCCGCTGAGTCTATAGGGGGACCTGGAGGAACTGGGGGTGGGAGCAGTGGAGGGAGCAAACGAGAAGATAAGAAGTTGCAAAATGCCATTGTCAATGGGGTGCTGCAAAACACAGAGACCACCAGTAAGGAGACAGAACCAGATTGCTTAGAGGTTAAAGAGTTGACTCCACATCCATCTGGGCTGCGCACAGCAGCAAGGTCCAAGCTCCGAAGACAGGAAGGTATCTCCCGCTTCTACATCATCCAAGTGGTGTTTAGAAATGCTCTGGAGATTGGGTTTCTGGTGGGCCAGTACTTTCTATATGGCTTCAGTGTTCCAGGGTTGTATGAGTGCAACCGTTACCCCTGCATCAAGGAGGTAGAATGTTATGTGTCTAGACCTACCGAGAAGACGGTCTTTCTGGTGTTCATGTTTGCTGTGAGCGGCATTTGTGTGGTGCTCAATCTGGCTGAACTTAACCATCTGGGATGGCGGAAGATCAAACTGGCTGTCCGAGGAGCCCAGGCCAAGAGGAAGTCAGTCTATGAGATACGTAACAAAGACCTGCCTCGAGTCAGTGTTCCCAATTTCGGCAGGACTCAGTCCAGTGACTCTGCCTACGTGTGA